ttgcAACAGGGGACAACATAAAATTCGGGTTCCCAATGGCATTCACAACAACAATGCTAGCATGGAGCGTAATAGACATGAGAAGAAACTTGGGAGCAGAATACGGTAACGCAATAAAAGCAGTGAAATGGGGAACAGATTATCTACTAAAAGCAACAGCAAAGCCAAACACGGTGTATGTACAAGTAGGAGATGCATTTTCAGACCACAACTGCTGGGAAAGACCAGAAGACATGGACACTTTGAGAAGTGTGTACAAGATTGACAAAGACCACCCTGGCTCTGACGTGGCAGGTGAAACTGCTGCCGCTTTGGCTGCTGCGTCTATTGTTTTCAGGTCACGTGACTCTGCTTATTCTCAGCTCCTCCTCGATCGTGCTGTTAAAGTAAGTCCAGTTTTTTTAAGCTCCTTTTTTCCTGGTCTATTGCTGTGTGTTTAGTTGTTGTAGCTAGTCTTCACTAGCTTTGCTGTAGTGTTTCTGATTTTGCAGTGGCTTGTTTGCTTTTATCGTTTATTTGGTTTGATAATTTATAcggttctttttgattttgtaCTGTGCTTTGTGTGGAGTTGGTTTCTTGTTATGATTTTGCTGTGTAAAATTAGATATTTTATGCTAATAAGCTCATGTTATGTGCGCATACTTCATATGCGTGTACTTCATTAATATAACATCAGCGTTGTTCAAATCCCCCTTACACGAGGGAAAAAGTATTTAGTTTGTGCGTGACACTGTATTGCTAATGATATGAGACATTTGTAGGACTTGTGACGGCGATATTTTTAAGGTGACTCGTAATTTGTATTATCGGATTTTGTTGACGTGATGACGTAAAAATGTTTGGGCTAAAATAATTTGTATCGGAAAGGAATGTAAAAATTTGTCAATCCGCAATGTGTTTGTGCATTTTTGTTTTAAGAGTGGTGGAATTTAGCATGTAAATTTAGTTATTACCGTTATAAACTAATAAGTGAGGGTAATTTTGGTTACATAGGTGTTCGAGTTTGCTGACAGGCACCGAGGAGCATATAGTTCCAGTCTACACTCTGCAGTTTGCCCATTTTACTGTGACAATAATGGTTACCAGGTATAATAATTGCGTATGTTATACTACTTGTACGTATAAATGATTGGAGTTGTGCTGGAATGGGGGGATTAAGGTTGAAGTTGTTTAACGTAGGATGAGTTGTTGTGGGGAGCAGCATGGTTGCACAAGGCATCAAGGAGGAGAGAATACAGAGAATATATAATCAAGAACGAGGTGGTTTTAAGAGCTGGTGACACCATTAATGAGTTCGGTTGGGATAACAAACATGCCGGTATCAATGTCCTCATTTCCAAGGTATTCCTATTCCCTCCCCCCTCAACATTATCCCCTCCCCCTTTCCCTTTTCGAAACAAGTTCGATTACAGAAATTTAAATATTCTTCGTCGGTTCTTTGAAATTACTTTGATTATAGTAAAGTTTAAATACTCATATAGGTTTCGGTCTTAGCTTAATATTTTTTGTAGTTGAATGTTCTGTTATATAAATTagtcgattttttaaaaattgtagcTAAATTGATTAAAATATTGATCGATTTGCTAAATCGCTGATAAATCAGTGATAAATCATCCATTGTCAAAAATTTCCGTGAAACGGATGATATATTAATCCCTAGATAAAGAAAAACTGGACAGTACGGTAACTCAATCTAGCTAGCAACTTGTAGTATTTCTTTATGCAGTTCCCAAATCTTTGTCTTTAGCTTTTGGTTTCATCTACAAAACTTTTAAAATTACCATGGTTTTTTAGTTGCTTTACCCGAAAGAATAATACTCCATCCAAAAATCACATGGTATACATATTAAACAAAGAAGATAGGTGAACATGTGGGGTTGACAATATAACAAATTCTTTTATGAAGATAACTGGGTATCGTTTTCACATTAAAGGGACAGTAGTAACGTTTTGTAATAGCAACTTTGTATCAGATTTGGGTATTGTATAACAGTAGGAATTTATTAAGAGGTGCCTTTTTTTAGATTGTGTTTGTTTGGAGGACTTGTCAGTGCCTCTCTGCACACATGTGACTCATCAGTCAAGTCATTGGCTCACCAATTCTCTTCCAATTAGCCTTCATTAGTACTTCGATTTTTGACCATAGATGGTTTTTGATCATGAGtactttttgtgcatctctatgTGCAGTCGCTCAACTCGACACGACTCATTTATAGAATATAAGCGTGAACTAGGAGCTTGCTCAACTAGCACTACTAGAACTACTCATTTATAGAATATTAGCGTGATCTAGGGATAGACCGAAACCATACAGATAAGAGTAATCGATTGATTTATTATGTTTTTTTAAGTCCGGTTTACTATGATATTATTTCGAATGCTTATGCAATTTTGACCATTCAACGTGAATAATTGATTAACAAATAATCTCGGACACTAATTAATAGTCTGAGACTAATTCAGAGCTTATAGAGTGATgaattttttcttaaaaattttTGAAATGCAGGAAGTGCTGATGGGAAAATCAAACGAACTAAAATCGTTCCAGGTCAATGCTGATAGCTTCATCTGCTCCATACTGCCTGGCATTTCCCATCCCCAAGTCCAATATTCACCAGGTATTCACCATTATCTATCTACTATGAATCTCAGCTCTCTCTGTTTGTATATGCTTAATAATATCAATTCTCCCTATGAACAGGTGGTCTTATCTTTAAAGCTGGAGGAAGTAACATGCAGCATGTAACCTCCCTATCATTCTTACTTCTGGTGTATTCTAATTATCTTAGCCATGCCAATCATGCTGTGCCATGTGGCCAGAAATCTGCCTCCCCTGCCCTCCTCAAACGCTTGGCCAAACATCAGGTCActatttttgatttttcttaaacACCGCTCGTTCAAATACAAATTAATTTATCCGCGCTTTACTGATTTACGCTTGTTTTACACTTGTCATCCCAGGTTGACTATATTCTAGGAGATAATCCAATGAGAATGTCATACATGGTTGGATACGGTGCACGTTACCCACGGAGGATCCATCACCGAGGAAGCTCGCTGCCATCTGTAAGAGCTCACCCGGCCCGAATAGGTTGTAAAGCAGGATCAAGGTACTTCTTGAGTCCAAATCCTAACCCGAATCTACTAGTTGGAGCAGTGGTTGGCGGGCCTAACAGCTCTGATGCATTCCCTGACTCAAGGCCTTTCTTTCAAGAATCAGAGCCCACTACTTATATCAATGCGCCATTAGTAGGCCTACTAGCTTACTTTTCAGCCCATCCTAATTGATACTAGAACTCTATAATTGATGTAAAAGAGAATGTTGTTATGTAGTGGTGGGCAAAGGTCACCCTACATGTAATCATATGCATGTTCTAAGATCTGTAGTTGCATTCAATGAATGGAATGAAGTCAGGACATTTATGTAATCTAATCAAAAACTTATGTTATAACTAATCCTTATATATTTTCTACCTTAATTTACAATCGACACATCTTTAGCAACGACTGAATTGGAAGGAGTGTTAGGGAGGGACTTTGGAGTTTGAACTGAGTACTTAAGAATATGAACAAAACAGCGAAAATTGAGCTTCAAAATTCAAATTCAGATGGCAATTAGATCAGAGCATTTGCCTTAAAAATAGTTTATAAGCTTCTTTCTTTGATGGAAGTGGAACCAGTCTCTTCTAAAGCAGGGAAAATGATCAGTTCCGAAAAAGTTTATGAGCAAAATCATACACCTGTTTAGTGTAATGCCACAGGGAATAAGCTGGTTGCTGAAGAAGAAATGGACAGCAAACCTGTATCTTTCCCAACAAAACCAGTGCCAATAATACCAATTCTCAAAGACGTCGTAATTGATCAACAGAATATACACGCCTATCAACTAACTGCTTTGGTGTGGGATACCGTAACTGCCAACAAACTCTTGATAATGATGATTCAGATAATAGAGCAGATCACAATGCAGATGTGGTTGGGGATCAGGGGATGGGTTGACAGCTTTAGTTGGGCTCAGCCAAGGAGTGAGCAGCATGTCCAGTGTTCATGGGGAGCAAACAGAGAGAGACTATGAAACAGATTTGTACGTCAGACTGGTCGGTCATTCAGTTTCTGCTTCTACAACCCCTGAGATTTCTGCGCAGATGTTAGATTCGCCAGAGCAGGCCATTGGAGTTGTCAAGTGATAGATTTTGGGTGATTTCTCCATTTCCCTATCATTGTTTCATAAATTGGCCTGTCACAGGTGTTTTAGAATGGTTTGTTTGGTCAAAGAAAATGTGTGACCTGTATGTTTATAATTTCAGAACTGCTTCATCGGCGGAAGGTAGAGATCATCGATCCTCCTAGGAAGGTTAGAGTACATCAATGACTCAGATAAAACTGATCTATAGTACCTTGGTTGACAAATATTGATGAAGTCTCTACAATAATGCATTCATGATGTTAACTCATCTCATCAACTACTATTTTACATTCATATTGATTGAGAATAAGATTGCCAACTCAATTTTGTTGCGCTGCAATTCTATGCAATGGAATGAAGGCAGAACATATATGTAATCTAAGCGAGAATTTATGTTATAACTAATCCTTATATATTTTCTACTTTTAATTTTCAATAGACACAGTCATCCATATGTTTATCTTATCGTGTGTATATGCGCTACATCTGAACTAAAGAAAAGCCTGTATGTATCGGTGTATATGTTACGAACTATTTACCTTTCAAGGAATACAGCTAAAAAGGTTTCTAATATTGCTAAAATATACATCTGTATTGATTGTTCCCCATGAACATCTTCGAATCATGAAGACGAAAAAACATAAGAAGCCTGAATTTTAATTTGCAAACAAATATACTTTCTACTGATTGAATCTACATTTTAATATAGGAGAACCAGGTTATATAATACCCGATCTTTTGCGACGACTGAATTGGAAGGAGTGTTTGGGCCTTTGGGGTTGAACTGAGTACTAAAGAATATTAACAGAACATTGAAATTGAGCTTCAGAGTTCAAACCCAGATAGCAATTATATCAGAGCATTTGCCATTCGTCTTCCTGTGCACCACTATTGTCGGCACCATCTGTGGGTACAGCATCAAAGGGATCATCATCATGAACTCCAACAGTCTCACACGAGGTCTCATAGTCACCTGCTGGCTTTGTTGAGTTGCGTGACTGAGTAACGGTCAGTAATGGAGCACCATTAGATTGAGCTGCCAACTCAGAAGCCCGCGAACAGAAATTATCAAAATCATCTGAAAGCAAGAACCCATCAAAATGGTCAATCGTAAAGCTTCAATTTATAAAAAATCTGGTCTAGTGCCCTGTTTGGCATGGTTGTTCTAAGCTGCATTATTACTGCGGAGTAACGGTGATCATCACCATTATCAAAATATTACAAAACACCTTGATATTGATTTTATACGTAGATATAGCACACCTTTGTCTCGACAATAAAATCCGATGGCCAGGGATGGATCGATCAAGTCAAGGGAAATTTGTCGAATGATGCTGACAAGGTCAAGTAAATAGTTGAGTCAGTGGTGTCAGCCAATACAGATAGATATTCTAATTGAACAATAAAGTTGTACACAAAACATACTAATTAATGAGAATATTTTTTTAAGTCTTCCGGGACCTTACTTGCAATGATAAGAAGAAGTGTCAGCTTCAAGATTATCTCGCGCCACATCAACTACCTAGTGAATTTAACCAGCAATCACAAACATGTAATTATCATAATAGTGGTAAAGACGAAACAATGAATTGAAAATTTGCAGTTACAAAGGGATACATTTCTAAAATCAGATTCTAAATTATAATATCAACAAGACATATAATCCAGTTACTAGAGTTTGACATATAAACGGGAAATGGAAAACATCAACGGAACTACAAACAAAGACAGAGCAACATAACAAGCTTCCAGGCTGAAGTTGACAAGCCAGCGACTCGAAGCTCATAAAACATAATATGCTTTGAAGAAAATTAAAAGATAAAACGATACTACAGAAACAAACATGCTCTAATAACAAATAACCAGAGTAAAAAGTAGAACATGAAGAAAGTAACAATAATCATTTACAAAGACCAGATTAATAAGTCTCTATTATTTAAACTAAACAGTGTGTGTCAGTGTTTACATGGATGTGTTCTTAAAAGGTAAGCACATAATCATAAATCTTCCAATTTGGAACGTGTCAGAGAGTTAAGATATAATGCGTCTTGACAAAAGTAGTAACATAAAACAATTAATAACGGAACTACATCAAATTGATATAGGATTACCTTACACGGTTACAGGAAactaaattataaaaaaaaatgcAGGTTGGCATGATCCCAATTACAACCACATGGCCACATATCACATAGGAGGAGTTACACTTAAAGGCTAAAGCTCATAACTGTAACAAGATATATTTGTCATAGGGATTAGGGCGGGATAAAGATGTCAAAGTTTCATATCCAAATGTGTCTAACCAAACTACTCAGTCTTAGCCTGGTCTTCTAATCAAGCCATAGAAAGCTTAAAAGCCAAAATGGAAGCCTTAAACTGCCTTTAAAATCTAAGAACAAACACCAAAATCTACACAAATTGTCTTTCACTGTAATATATATCTCCAcaaatttaaaaatgcaaaggcAATAGAATTGTA
This genomic interval from Apium graveolens cultivar Ventura chromosome 8, ASM990537v1, whole genome shotgun sequence contains the following:
- the LOC141678903 gene encoding endoglucanase 8-like, which gives rise to MAPNSRLFPAVFTTFFLFASPTFCAHDYANALKKSIIFFEGQRSGKLPPDQRLRWRRDSALHDGSTAGVDLTGGYYDAGDNIKFGFPMAFTTTMLAWSVIDMRRNLGAEYGNAIKAVKWGTDYLLKATAKPNTVYVQVGDAFSDHNCWERPEDMDTLRSVYKIDKDHPGSDVAGETAAALAAASIVFRSRDSAYSQLLLDRAVKVFEFADRHRGAYSSSLHSAVCPFYCDNNGYQDELLWGAAWLHKASRRREYREYIIKNEVVLRAGDTINEFGWDNKHAGINVLISKEVLMGKSNELKSFQVNADSFICSILPGISHPQVQYSPGGLIFKAGGSNMQHVTSLSFLLLVYSNYLSHANHAVPCGQKSASPALLKRLAKHQVDYILGDNPMRMSYMVGYGARYPRRIHHRGSSLPSVRAHPARIGCKAGSRYFLSPNPNPNLLVGAVVGGPNSSDAFPDSRPFFQESEPTTYINAPLVGLLAYFSAHPN